One region of Azoarcus sp. CIB genomic DNA includes:
- a CDS encoding carbohydrate kinase family protein, protein MSILVCGSMAYDTIMVFHDRFKRHILPEQIHILNVSFLVPDMRREFGGCAGNIAYNLKLLGAEPLIMATVGDDAEPYRLRLQRLGLRQDHVKHVPDSFTAQAFITTDLDDNQITAFHPGAMNYSHLNRIQDANGVKLGIVSPDGRDGMLNHVAQFADAGIPFVFDPGQGLPLFSGEELLHCLNQATYCTVNDYEARLLCERTGRTIEQLAESVEALVVTLGPEGSRIYAEGRCIEIPCVPTDEVVDPTGCGDAYRAGLLYGIAEAYDWTRTGRLASLMGSIKIASRGGQNHAPDRDAIAARYAKEFGEALW, encoded by the coding sequence ATGTCCATCCTCGTCTGCGGCTCCATGGCTTACGACACGATCATGGTGTTCCACGATCGTTTCAAGCGCCACATCCTTCCCGAGCAAATCCACATCCTGAACGTGTCGTTTCTCGTGCCGGACATGCGGCGCGAATTCGGCGGGTGCGCCGGGAACATCGCCTACAACCTGAAACTGTTGGGCGCGGAACCGCTGATCATGGCGACCGTGGGGGACGACGCGGAGCCCTACCGCCTGCGCCTGCAGCGGCTCGGGCTGCGCCAGGATCACGTGAAGCACGTACCGGACAGCTTCACCGCACAGGCCTTCATCACCACCGATCTCGACGACAACCAGATCACGGCCTTTCACCCCGGAGCGATGAACTACTCGCACCTCAATCGGATCCAGGACGCGAACGGCGTGAAGCTCGGTATCGTCTCGCCGGACGGCCGCGACGGCATGCTGAACCATGTCGCGCAGTTCGCCGACGCGGGAATCCCCTTCGTGTTCGATCCGGGCCAGGGGTTGCCGTTGTTCTCGGGCGAGGAGCTGCTGCATTGCCTGAACCAGGCTACCTATTGCACGGTCAATGATTACGAAGCGCGCCTGCTGTGCGAGCGGACCGGGCGTACGATCGAACAGTTGGCGGAAAGCGTCGAGGCGCTGGTTGTCACGCTGGGACCCGAAGGCTCGCGCATCTATGCGGAAGGACGTTGCATCGAGATTCCGTGCGTGCCGACCGATGAAGTGGTCGATCCGACCGGATGTGGCGATGCCTACCGGGCGGGTCTGCTGTACGGGATTGCAGAAGCTTACGATTGGACGCGGACCGGGCGCTTGGCGTCCCTGATGGGATCGATCAAGATCGCCAGTCGCGGCGGGCAGAATCACGCGCCGGATCGCGACGCGATCGCCGCGCGTTATGCGAAGGAATTTGGAGAGGCATTATGGTGA
- a CDS encoding GNAT family N-acyltransferase: MLQKQAHTAERRTRNLHVGLAGCETEILEAQKLRYRVFADEMGARLPSRTPGVDRDIYDPYCEHLIVRDEGAGRIVGTYRILSPAAARKVGGYYSENEFDLTRLQHLRNRIVEIGRSCIDADYRSGAVITLLWAGLARYMRENGYDYLIGCASVSMADGGHTAASLYNRLKDEHGAPLEYRVFPRCPLPLEHLRKDLPGDAPPLVKGYLRAGAWICGEPAWDPDFNTADLPILLSMNRLDGRYAKHFMERQD, translated from the coding sequence ATGCTTCAGAAACAGGCGCACACCGCGGAACGCCGCACCCGTAATCTGCACGTCGGGCTCGCAGGCTGCGAAACCGAGATCCTCGAAGCGCAGAAGCTGCGCTACCGCGTATTCGCCGACGAAATGGGCGCCCGCCTGCCGAGCCGCACGCCGGGCGTCGACCGCGACATCTACGACCCCTACTGCGAGCACCTGATCGTGCGCGACGAGGGTGCCGGGCGCATTGTCGGCACCTATCGCATCCTGTCGCCCGCTGCCGCGCGCAAGGTCGGCGGCTACTACTCCGAAAACGAATTCGACCTCACGCGCCTGCAGCACTTGCGCAACCGCATCGTCGAGATCGGCCGCTCGTGCATCGACGCCGACTACCGCAGCGGCGCCGTCATCACGCTGCTGTGGGCCGGCCTTGCCCGCTACATGCGGGAAAACGGCTACGACTACCTGATCGGCTGCGCCTCCGTCAGCATGGCCGACGGCGGACACACTGCCGCCAGCCTGTACAATCGCCTGAAGGACGAGCACGGCGCACCGCTCGAGTACCGCGTCTTCCCGCGCTGCCCCCTGCCCCTCGAGCACCTGCGCAAGGACCTGCCGGGCGACGCGCCGCCGCTCGTCAAGGGCTACCTGCGCGCCGGCGCGTGGATCTGCGGCGAACCGGCCTGGGACCCCGACTTCAACACCGCCGACCTGCCCATCCTGCTGTCGATGAACCGACTCGACGGACGTTACGCCAAGCACTTCATGGAACGCCAAGACTGA
- a CDS encoding lysophospholipid acyltransferase family protein, which produces MLTVLAVYRLTDEATHRNLRRRWSQKLLAILGVELRVAGQAIQPGCMLVANHISWLDIFVINALAPSAFVSKAEVRGWPLIGCLAARNETVFLRRGSRGHAKIINAEIAARLDAGRNVAVFPEGTTTDGSHVLHFHAALLQPAIECGHAIQPVALSYHAPDGTFSRAPAYDGDVSLGQSLAAIIAEPRFIARVVVIDPLSTTKDTSRREIARRAHDAIVSTIGREDTEFTNASSPVDDYPHEPKAANSIRAQTTVEAGTAQLP; this is translated from the coding sequence TTGCTCACGGTTCTCGCCGTCTATCGGCTGACCGATGAAGCGACGCACCGCAACCTGCGCCGCCGCTGGTCGCAAAAGCTGCTTGCCATACTCGGCGTCGAACTGCGGGTGGCCGGCCAGGCGATCCAGCCCGGCTGCATGCTGGTCGCCAACCACATTTCGTGGCTGGACATCTTCGTCATCAACGCCCTCGCGCCCTCGGCCTTCGTGTCCAAGGCTGAGGTGCGCGGCTGGCCGTTGATCGGCTGCCTCGCAGCCAGGAACGAAACCGTCTTCCTGCGCCGCGGCAGCCGCGGTCACGCGAAAATCATCAACGCGGAGATCGCCGCCCGGCTCGATGCCGGACGCAATGTCGCGGTCTTCCCTGAAGGCACCACCACCGACGGCAGCCACGTCCTGCACTTCCACGCCGCGCTGCTGCAGCCGGCGATCGAATGCGGTCACGCTATCCAGCCGGTAGCCCTTTCATACCACGCCCCTGACGGCACCTTCAGCCGCGCCCCGGCCTACGATGGAGACGTCAGCCTCGGCCAGAGCCTCGCAGCGATCATCGCAGAACCGCGATTCATCGCGCGAGTGGTTGTAATAGATCCCCTATCGACCACGAAAGACACGTCGCGCCGCGAAATTGCGCGGAGGGCGCACGACGCAATCGTCAGCACGATCGGGCGGGAGGACACTGAATTCACGAACGCATCCTCACCCGTCGACGACTACCCTCATGAACCGAAGGCAGCAAATTCGATCAGGGCTCAAACAACTGTAGAGGCAGGCACTGCGCAATTGCCTTGA
- a CDS encoding glycosyltransferase, protein MKVLHVYRTYFPDPPGGLQEAIRQICLSVQPFGIENTIFTLSRDPVPAELERREARVVRQRSWAAPASCDLGGVAAFARFRRLAREADVIHYLFPWPFADVLHWAMPPGKPALLTYISDIVRQQWIGKLYSPLMWRTLKGMGAIVANAPAYALTSPVLSNEAIRDRVRVIPLGIDEQSYPRGGDDAVFSRLHLAEDEPFFLFIGVLRYYKGLHCLVQAAGRVGAKIVIAGSGPEGRALHSLVATTGARNVVFAGQISDEEKVALLRRCRALVLPSHLRSEAYGMVLVEAAMLGRPMISCEIGTGTSFVNAGGETGFVVEPGCASALAEAMNQLLVDDGLGDRMGAAARMRYERLFSGEALGREYAALFREVASS, encoded by the coding sequence GTGAAGGTACTACACGTCTATCGCACCTATTTTCCGGATCCCCCCGGCGGGCTTCAGGAGGCCATCCGACAGATTTGTCTGTCGGTGCAGCCTTTCGGGATCGAAAATACGATCTTTACCTTGTCGCGCGACCCCGTTCCTGCGGAGCTTGAGCGGCGCGAGGCGCGGGTGGTGCGTCAGCGCTCCTGGGCGGCGCCGGCATCCTGCGATCTTGGCGGGGTGGCAGCGTTCGCACGGTTTCGTCGGCTCGCCCGCGAAGCAGACGTCATTCATTACCTTTTTCCGTGGCCGTTCGCCGATGTGCTGCATTGGGCTATGCCCCCCGGGAAGCCGGCGCTCCTGACCTACATTTCCGACATCGTGCGACAGCAGTGGATCGGCAAACTCTATTCGCCCCTGATGTGGAGGACGCTGAAGGGTATGGGCGCGATCGTGGCGAATGCTCCGGCGTACGCCCTGACGAGTCCGGTGTTGTCGAATGAGGCGATCCGCGATCGGGTGCGGGTGATTCCGCTCGGAATCGACGAGCAGTCCTATCCACGGGGTGGCGACGATGCGGTTTTCAGCAGGTTGCACCTCGCCGAGGATGAGCCGTTCTTCCTCTTCATCGGGGTTCTGCGCTATTACAAGGGGCTGCACTGTCTGGTGCAGGCCGCAGGGCGAGTTGGGGCGAAGATCGTGATCGCAGGCTCGGGACCGGAGGGGCGAGCCCTGCATAGCCTCGTTGCGACCACTGGGGCGCGCAACGTTGTGTTTGCCGGACAGATTTCGGATGAGGAAAAGGTCGCCCTGCTGCGGCGCTGTCGAGCACTCGTGCTGCCGTCGCACCTGCGTTCCGAAGCGTACGGAATGGTTTTGGTCGAGGCGGCGATGCTCGGGCGGCCGATGATCTCGTGCGAGATCGGGACGGGGACATCGTTCGTCAATGCCGGCGGGGAAACCGGTTTTGTCGTCGAGCCAGGGTGCGCCAGCGCGCTTGCCGAGGCGATGAACCAGCTGTTGGTTGACGATGGGCTTGGCGACCGCATGGGGGCAGCAGCGCGGATGCGATACGAGCGGCTTTTTTCCGGTGAGGCCTTGGGGCGTGAATATGCTGCGCTGTTTCGCGAGGTGGCAAGCAGTTGA
- a CDS encoding nucleoside-diphosphate sugar epimerase/dehydratase → MFDLVAACAAWVGTYLLRFNFEWPAEYGAQIGLGLLVLLPVHGIVCRRAGLYRGMWVFASLPDLARVLRAVAISSLAVWAFVALYRAQPVVPRSTLLLYPILLAVIMAGGRAAYRMWKEHRLYGGLVAKGKPVVIVGAGRGGAMLVRELQRSADWRVIGLVDDDESKWGRELLGLPVLGSVEELPEILASERVQHVILAMPSAATRVRRHATDLSVRSGAKVFTVPGLEDVMGGRVAVASIRRVDIEDLLGREPVWIDTPHVEAMLHGKVVLVTGAGGSIGSELCRQLSRFTPARVVLFEQNEFALYTIEQWFAQNCPELAVVPLAGDVKDAARLDEVFAAWRPQVVFHAAAYKHVPLMEVGNAWQAVRNNVLGTLRVAEAAQRHAAERFVLISTDKAVNPTNVMGASKRLAELLCQALQDRSDSTQFEMVRFGNVLGSTGSVIPKFQEQIARGGPVTVTHPEINRYFMSIPEAAQLVLQAASMGQGGEIFVMDMGQPVKIVDLARNMIRLSGFSEDEIRIEFTGLRPGEKLYEELLADTEETRETPHPKLRIARARPAVASLLAELNTWLMQNGTFTDDEVRRGLLRWVPEYVPMGGRPALRVVEGERGFVRAGSKA, encoded by the coding sequence TTGTTCGACCTCGTCGCCGCGTGCGCTGCCTGGGTCGGCACGTATCTCTTGCGGTTCAACTTCGAGTGGCCTGCGGAATACGGGGCGCAGATCGGTCTGGGATTGCTGGTTCTGCTGCCGGTTCATGGCATCGTCTGTCGTCGGGCCGGCCTCTACCGCGGCATGTGGGTATTCGCCAGCCTGCCGGACCTCGCTCGCGTGTTGCGTGCAGTTGCGATTTCCTCTCTAGCTGTCTGGGCTTTTGTTGCGCTGTATCGTGCGCAGCCGGTTGTTCCCCGCTCGACGCTCTTGCTCTATCCGATCCTCCTTGCCGTGATCATGGCTGGGGGGCGTGCCGCATACCGCATGTGGAAGGAGCATCGGCTCTACGGTGGTTTGGTAGCAAAGGGCAAACCTGTGGTGATCGTCGGCGCGGGGCGCGGGGGCGCGATGCTGGTGCGTGAGCTCCAGCGCAGCGCGGATTGGAGGGTGATCGGTCTAGTCGATGACGACGAGAGCAAGTGGGGGCGAGAGCTTCTCGGATTGCCTGTGCTGGGGTCCGTCGAGGAATTGCCGGAGATTCTCGCGAGTGAACGTGTTCAGCATGTGATCCTGGCGATGCCTTCGGCCGCGACGCGTGTGCGCCGCCACGCGACCGATCTGTCAGTCCGGTCCGGAGCGAAGGTGTTCACCGTGCCGGGGCTCGAGGACGTGATGGGCGGCCGGGTGGCGGTGGCGTCGATCCGGCGCGTGGATATCGAGGACCTGCTCGGGCGCGAGCCGGTGTGGATCGACACGCCGCACGTCGAGGCCATGCTGCACGGCAAGGTTGTGCTCGTGACGGGGGCGGGCGGGTCGATCGGAAGTGAGCTGTGCCGCCAGTTGTCGCGCTTTACTCCGGCACGCGTGGTGCTATTCGAGCAGAACGAATTTGCCCTGTACACGATAGAGCAGTGGTTTGCGCAGAATTGCCCCGAACTCGCGGTCGTTCCACTCGCGGGTGACGTGAAGGATGCAGCGCGCCTCGATGAGGTGTTCGCCGCATGGCGGCCTCAGGTCGTGTTCCACGCGGCCGCGTACAAGCATGTGCCCTTGATGGAGGTTGGTAACGCGTGGCAGGCTGTGCGCAACAACGTGCTAGGCACTTTGCGCGTGGCCGAGGCTGCCCAGCGTCATGCCGCCGAGCGCTTCGTGTTGATTTCCACCGACAAGGCAGTGAACCCGACCAACGTCATGGGGGCAAGCAAGCGGCTCGCCGAGCTGCTCTGTCAGGCGCTGCAGGACCGAAGCGATTCGACGCAGTTCGAAATGGTGCGTTTCGGCAATGTGCTTGGTAGCACGGGCAGCGTGATTCCGAAGTTCCAGGAGCAGATCGCGCGTGGCGGGCCGGTGACGGTGACGCATCCGGAGATCAACCGTTACTTCATGTCGATTCCCGAGGCGGCGCAGTTGGTGTTGCAGGCAGCGTCGATGGGGCAGGGTGGCGAAATATTCGTTATGGATATGGGGCAGCCCGTAAAGATCGTCGATCTGGCTCGCAACATGATCCGCTTGTCGGGTTTCTCCGAAGACGAGATCCGCATCGAGTTCACCGGCCTGCGTCCGGGCGAGAAGCTGTACGAGGAGCTGCTTGCCGACACGGAGGAAACGCGCGAGACGCCCCATCCGAAACTGCGCATCGCCCGTGCTCGTCCGGCAGTGGCGTCGCTGCTTGCCGAGCTGAATACTTGGCTGATGCAGAACGGGACGTTTACCGACGACGAGGTGCGCCGCGGACTGCTGCGCTGGGTGCCCGAGTATGTTCCGATGGGTGGGCGCCCGGCCTTGCGTGTGGTCGAGGGAGAACGGGGCTTCGTGCGCGCGGGCAGCAAGGCCTGA
- a CDS encoding symmetrical bis(5'-nucleosyl)-tetraphosphatase produces the protein MASFAVGDIQGCYSVLQRLLERIAFDPKEDRLWVVGDMVNRGPESVQTLRFLSGLGEAATIVLGNHDLYLLMVAAGHKRLDDDDTLFQVLEAPDRDELLAWVATLPLMHVEGDFAMVHAGLLPQWSVARAAELAEDVSAALVGPDAQDLLKHLGGNEPDAWSENLTGLERHRVVVNALTRMRFCSADGRMALQAKGSPMRAPAGTMPWFTAPGRLSTTHTIVCGHWSALGFYRTPGLIALDSGCVWGGKLTAVRLEDGQVFQVQA, from the coding sequence ATGGCCAGTTTCGCGGTAGGTGACATCCAGGGTTGTTATTCAGTGCTTCAGCGTCTGCTGGAGCGGATCGCTTTCGACCCGAAGGAGGATCGCCTGTGGGTCGTGGGCGACATGGTGAATCGCGGCCCCGAGTCGGTGCAGACGCTCCGCTTCCTTTCGGGTCTGGGCGAGGCGGCGACGATCGTGCTGGGGAACCACGATCTCTATCTCCTGATGGTCGCGGCAGGACACAAGAGGCTGGACGACGATGACACCCTGTTCCAGGTGCTGGAGGCGCCGGACCGTGACGAGTTGCTGGCGTGGGTCGCGACCTTGCCGCTGATGCATGTCGAGGGCGATTTCGCGATGGTGCATGCGGGGCTGCTGCCACAGTGGAGCGTGGCACGGGCGGCGGAACTCGCGGAGGATGTGAGTGCCGCACTGGTTGGTCCGGATGCGCAGGACTTGCTCAAGCATCTCGGAGGCAACGAGCCGGATGCTTGGTCGGAGAACCTGACCGGGTTGGAGCGCCATCGGGTCGTCGTCAATGCGCTCACTCGCATGCGCTTCTGCAGCGCTGACGGGCGCATGGCATTGCAGGCGAAGGGTTCGCCGATGCGCGCGCCGGCCGGCACGATGCCGTGGTTTACGGCACCCGGGCGCCTGAGCACGACCCATACGATCGTCTGCGGCCATTGGTCGGCGCTGGGCTTCTACCGGACGCCGGGCCTCATCGCGCTCGATTCCGGTTGCGTGTGGGGCGGCAAGCTGACGGCGGTGCGCCTCGAGGACGGCCAGGTCTTCCAGGTTCAGGCGTAG
- a CDS encoding HIT family protein, whose protein sequence is MENCVFCRIVKGELPASRVFEDESTLVFMDLQSVNPGHMLVVVKPHRANIYELDDELAGAAFRTAARMARAVKAVVGCEGVTLLQANEKAGAQTVFHFHIHVVPRWEGDGMALAWPAKNPPREALEEMAAKLRAAL, encoded by the coding sequence ATGGAAAACTGTGTGTTCTGCCGCATCGTGAAGGGGGAGCTGCCCGCCTCCAGGGTGTTCGAGGACGAGTCGACGCTGGTGTTCATGGATCTGCAGTCGGTGAATCCCGGCCACATGCTGGTGGTCGTCAAGCCGCACCGTGCGAATATCTATGAACTCGACGACGAGCTGGCGGGTGCCGCTTTCCGCACCGCGGCCCGCATGGCGCGTGCGGTGAAGGCGGTCGTCGGCTGCGAAGGGGTGACGCTGCTGCAGGCGAACGAGAAGGCGGGGGCCCAGACCGTGTTCCACTTCCACATTCACGTCGTGCCGCGCTGGGAGGGCGACGGCATGGCGCTGGCGTGGCCGGCGAAGAATCCTCCGCGCGAGGCGCTCGAGGAGATGGCGGCGAAGCTGCGGGCGGCGCTGTAG
- a CDS encoding PIN domain nuclease: MLVDTSVWIDFFNGYDSRASMRLADAIAEGESIAVPGIVLTEILLGLRDDAEAARIADLLGAFEEIADPTRADYAEAARIYRVCRLRGFTIRSTIDCLIAQLCLRDGIPLLTKDRDFKAIAQCLPLQLFEP, encoded by the coding sequence ATGTTGGTGGATACGTCGGTCTGGATCGACTTCTTCAATGGGTACGACTCCCGTGCGTCAATGCGATTGGCCGATGCCATCGCCGAGGGGGAGTCGATCGCTGTTCCGGGCATTGTGCTTACGGAGATTTTGCTCGGGCTCAGGGACGACGCGGAGGCGGCGCGCATCGCGGATCTGCTGGGCGCATTCGAGGAGATCGCCGATCCCACGAGGGCGGATTACGCCGAGGCCGCGCGGATTTACCGCGTTTGTCGCCTACGGGGCTTCACCATCCGTTCGACGATAGATTGCCTGATTGCTCAGTTGTGCCTGCGGGATGGCATTCCTCTGCTCACCAAGGATCGCGATTTCAAGGCAATTGCGCAGTGCCTGCCTCTACAGTTGTTTGAGCCCTGA
- a CDS encoding glycine zipper 2TM domain-containing protein, with protein MSVLGLGLGGCATGLGGETYSRGEARRAMTVQYGVVESVRYVKLEGTKTPIGALGGAAIGGIAGSGIGEGRGAAIATVIGAVAGGLAGSAIEEGATRSQGVEVTVRLENNQLMAVVQDDKGEDFRSGDSVRIVRDGSTTRVTR; from the coding sequence ATGTCGGTGCTGGGACTCGGGCTGGGTGGTTGCGCGACCGGGCTGGGCGGCGAGACCTACTCGCGCGGCGAAGCACGCCGGGCAATGACGGTGCAGTACGGTGTGGTCGAATCGGTTCGCTACGTGAAACTCGAGGGCACCAAGACCCCGATCGGCGCACTCGGGGGGGCGGCGATCGGCGGCATTGCGGGCAGTGGCATCGGCGAAGGGCGTGGTGCGGCGATCGCGACGGTGATCGGTGCGGTCGCAGGCGGCCTTGCCGGTTCGGCGATCGAGGAGGGCGCGACGCGCTCTCAGGGCGTGGAGGTCACCGTCCGGCTCGAGAACAATCAGCTCATGGCGGTCGTTCAGGACGACAAGGGCGAGGATTTCCGGTCCGGCGATTCGGTCCGCATCGTGCGCGACGGATCGACCACGCGCGTGACGCGCTGA
- a CDS encoding NAD-dependent epimerase/dehydratase family protein produces the protein MMAGTLVTGGSGFVGSAVLARLRHLGVPVLGVVRSAVPAAGCVPGPALERGGDWSGLLEGCGLVVHAAARVHVMRDLASDPLDAYRAANVDGTLNLARQAAAAGARRFVFLSSIKVNGEETTPGRAFAAEDLPSPQDAYAISKAEAEAGLRALAAETGMEVVIVRPPLVYGPGVKANFLSLMRALRRGVPLPLGAVVSNRRSLVALENLVDLIVTCIEHPAAANQTFLVSDGEDLSTVGLLRRLAAAMDVPARLLSVPVPLLQGVAALVGRGVMMRRLCGNLQVDMTETQRLLGWRPPVGVDEALRRAAEGFRR, from the coding sequence ATGATGGCTGGCACGCTTGTGACCGGTGGTAGCGGTTTCGTCGGTTCCGCGGTGCTTGCACGTTTGCGTCACCTGGGGGTGCCGGTGTTGGGCGTGGTTCGTAGCGCGGTACCTGCTGCCGGCTGCGTACCTGGGCCGGCGCTCGAACGGGGGGGCGATTGGTCGGGGTTGCTGGAGGGCTGCGGTCTCGTCGTCCATGCCGCTGCGCGCGTCCATGTGATGCGGGACTTGGCGTCCGACCCCTTGGACGCATATCGAGCTGCGAACGTGGATGGGACCTTGAACCTCGCCCGGCAGGCAGCGGCAGCGGGTGCGCGGCGCTTTGTGTTTCTCAGCTCGATCAAGGTGAATGGCGAGGAGACGACGCCGGGGCGTGCCTTTGCTGCGGAAGATTTGCCGTCTCCGCAGGACGCGTACGCGATTTCCAAGGCCGAGGCCGAGGCTGGGCTGAGGGCACTGGCAGCGGAAACCGGGATGGAGGTCGTGATCGTGCGGCCGCCCTTGGTCTACGGGCCGGGCGTGAAGGCCAACTTCCTGAGCCTGATGCGCGCGCTGCGGCGCGGGGTGCCGTTGCCGCTGGGAGCCGTCGTGAGCAATAGGCGTTCGCTGGTGGCGCTGGAAAATCTGGTGGACCTTATCGTGACCTGCATCGAGCATCCCGCCGCGGCGAACCAAACCTTTCTGGTGTCCGACGGCGAGGATTTGTCGACCGTGGGGTTGTTGCGCCGTCTGGCCGCGGCGATGGACGTGCCCGCACGGTTGCTGTCGGTGCCGGTTCCGTTGCTGCAAGGGGTGGCCGCCCTGGTGGGGCGGGGCGTGATGATGCGCCGCTTGTGCGGCAATCTGCAGGTGGACATGACTGAAACGCAGCGGCTGCTTGGGTGGCGACCGCCAGTTGGCGTGGATGAAGCGCTGCGGCGGGCGGCAGAGGGGTTCCGGAGATGA
- a CDS encoding type II toxin-antitoxin system VapB family antitoxin: MRTHVELDDQLLTQVVQLGHFPTKKAAINAALFEFARTLKRRELLALRGKVDWRGNLDDLRSPRAGADR; the protein is encoded by the coding sequence ATGAGAACTCATGTAGAGCTCGACGATCAGCTTTTGACCCAAGTCGTTCAACTTGGGCATTTCCCGACGAAGAAAGCGGCGATCAATGCAGCCTTGTTCGAATTCGCAAGAACGCTCAAGCGAAGGGAGTTGCTCGCCTTGCGGGGGAAGGTCGACTGGCGCGGGAATCTTGACGATTTGCGCTCGCCGCGCGCGGGCGCAGACCGATAA
- a CDS encoding glycosyltransferase family 4 protein encodes MSSPGYFAVLALAVGGGSAVLTGVLRRYALAHSLIDVPNARSSHQVPTPRGGGVAIVLGMLAALPVLFLGGALDASLLWALAGAGGLVAAVGFFDDHGHVAARWRLLAHFAGAAWALAWLGGSPPLSVFGGTVATGWAGAVLAAVYLVWVLNLYNFMDGIDGIAGVEAICVCVGGAALYALSGQMVLAMVPLALAAAVTGFLCWNFPPAKIFMGDAGSGFLGIVLGVLSLHAGWISPELLWGWLILLGVFVVDATWTLLRRLVQGRRIYEAHRSHAYQHAARRFGRHLPVTLFICATNLFWLLPLALAVGAGHVGGLPGIAIAYAPLFLLAVALRAGEEEGCAA; translated from the coding sequence ATGAGCAGTCCGGGATATTTCGCTGTGCTCGCACTGGCGGTTGGCGGAGGCTCGGCAGTGCTGACGGGCGTGTTGCGCCGCTATGCGCTCGCGCACAGCCTCATCGACGTTCCGAATGCGCGCAGTTCGCATCAGGTGCCGACCCCGCGCGGGGGAGGGGTGGCGATCGTACTGGGAATGCTGGCGGCCCTGCCGGTGCTGTTTTTGGGCGGGGCTCTCGATGCTTCGTTGCTGTGGGCCTTGGCGGGGGCTGGCGGGCTGGTGGCGGCGGTGGGTTTTTTCGACGATCACGGTCACGTGGCGGCGCGGTGGCGGCTGCTCGCGCATTTCGCCGGGGCGGCGTGGGCACTCGCTTGGCTGGGCGGAAGCCCGCCGCTGTCGGTGTTCGGTGGCACGGTGGCGACGGGTTGGGCCGGGGCCGTGCTAGCGGCGGTGTATCTCGTGTGGGTGCTGAACCTGTACAACTTCATGGACGGCATCGACGGGATCGCCGGCGTCGAGGCGATTTGCGTGTGCGTTGGCGGGGCAGCGTTGTACGCGCTGTCCGGCCAGATGGTGCTGGCAATGGTGCCGCTGGCGCTGGCGGCGGCGGTGACGGGATTCCTTTGCTGGAACTTCCCGCCTGCGAAGATTTTCATGGGGGATGCGGGTAGCGGTTTCCTCGGTATCGTGCTCGGCGTGCTGTCCTTGCATGCCGGGTGGATCTCGCCGGAGCTGTTGTGGGGCTGGCTGATTCTCCTCGGCGTGTTTGTCGTCGATGCAACGTGGACGCTCTTGCGCCGACTGGTGCAGGGGCGGCGCATCTACGAAGCACATCGCAGCCATGCGTATCAGCACGCAGCGCGACGGTTCGGGCGCCACCTTCCGGTGACCCTTTTCATTTGCGCAACCAATCTGTTCTGGCTGCTTCCGCTTGCTCTCGCCGTCGGTGCAGGCCATGTTGGGGGCTTGCCTGGGATTGCCATAGCATATGCTCCTCTGTTTCTCCTCGCCGTTGCCCTGCGTGCGGGAGAAGAGGAAGGCTGCGCGGCGTGA